AACCTTAAGACATCTTTACATTGCTAAATAGATATATTAAGATTAAAAAGTAAGCGAAAATTAAATCGCTGTATAGCTTGAACATCTAGATAGCTATAAGCTATTATAAAATCATGACGACCACCCTACAACCCAGATCCAATGCGAGCGCTTGGGAACAATTTTGTCAGTGGGTAACTTCTACCGAAAACCGCCTCTACCTGGGCTGGTTCGGTGTTCTAATGATTCCCACTCTCCTAACTGCAACCCTCTGCTTTATCATCGCTTTTATCGCAGCACCTCCTGTCGATATAGACGGAATCCGCGAACCGGTCTCCGGTTCATTGCTCTACGGTAACAATATCATTACTGCAGCAGTCGTTCCTACTTCCAATGCAATTGGTTTGCACTTCTATCCCATCTGGGAAGCAGCCAATATGGACGAATGGCTCTATAACGGCGGTCCCTATCAGTTAATTGTCTTCCACTTCCTCATCGGCATCTTTTGCTATATGGGTCGGGAGTGGGAACTCTCTTACCGTCTTGGTATGAGACCTTGGATTGCAGTTGCCTATAGCGCCCCTGTAGCTGCTGCGACTGCGGTGCTGTTGATCTATTCCATCGGTCAAGGATCTTACTCTGACGGTTTGCCTCTAGGAATCTCCGGCACCTTCAACTTTATGATCGTTCTGCAAGCCGAACATAATGTCTTGATGCATCCGATGCACATGATGGGTGTAATCGGTATCTTTGGTGGCGCATTGT
The Roseofilum reptotaenium CS-1145 DNA segment above includes these coding regions:
- the psbA gene encoding photosystem II q(b) protein gives rise to the protein MTTTLQPRSNASAWEQFCQWVTSTENRLYLGWFGVLMIPTLLTATLCFIIAFIAAPPVDIDGIREPVSGSLLYGNNIITAAVVPTSNAIGLHFYPIWEAANMDEWLYNGGPYQLIVFHFLIGIFCYMGREWELSYRLGMRPWIAVAYSAPVAAATAVLLIYSIGQGSYSDGLPLGISGTFNFMIVLQAEHNVLMHPMHMMGVIGIFGGALFSAMHGSLVTSSLVRETTESESQNRGYLFGQEQETYNIIAAHGYFGRLIFQYASFNNSRALHFFLGAWPVVGIWFASLGVACFAFNLNGFNFNQSLLDSDGHVINSWADVINRANLGIEAMHERNVHNFPLDLASIEAIPTIQG